The following coding sequences are from one Humulus lupulus chromosome X, drHumLupu1.1, whole genome shotgun sequence window:
- the LOC133806771 gene encoding uncharacterized protein LOC133806771, producing MTTWKMYTGRDDPISHVNNFEIQMDLQGVRDDVHCRIFPATLSDIAQQWFFQLEPGTITFWDTFVRLFYSQFFVACIPPAKLIDLVDIKQGPNEPLKDYVLRFIQEVARSRTVSDEGKLMAIMAGIQIKGPLWTELRRKTVYSTRKFLDRADEFIRLEEVIRRADQANQAGSTTALPAKDNGSPNQNKNQTTNGNGNGNNNGQRSGKQNNNSNSGNNKDKKGPKPMISHESKIISLPLTLCSWGHDKKSFKLHKLRYHIGNLIP from the coding sequence ATGACAACTTGGAAGATGTACACTGGAAGGGATGATCCCATCTCACATGTTAACAattttgagatacagatggatctCCAAGGAGTTAGAGATGATGTTCATTGTAGGATCTTTCCTGCCACTTTATCTGATATTGCTCAACAATGGTTCTTCCAACTGGAGCCAGGAACCATTACATTCTGGGATACATTTGTGAGGCTCTTTTACTCACAATTCTTTGTTGCTTGTATCCCACCTGCTAAACTAATTGACCTTGTTGACATTAAGCAAGGACCGAACGAGCCTCTAAAGGACTACGTGTTGAGATTCATACAAGAGGTTGCCCGATCAAGAACGGTCAGCGATGAGGGAAAATTGATGGCCATCATGGCTGGAATCCAAATAAAGGGTCCCCTATGGACTGAATTAAGAAGGAAAACCGTCTACTCAACAAGAAAGTTCTTAGATCGAGCAGACGAGTTCATTAGACTAGAAGAGGTAATCAGAAGAGCAGATCAAGCGAATCAGGCAGGTTCCACTACTGCCCTTCCAGCCAAAGACAATGGATCTCCGAACCAGAACAAGAAccagacaaccaatggtaatggtaatggAAATAATAATGGACAAAGAAGTGGAAAACAAAATAACAACTCGAACAGTGGCAATAATAAAGACAAAAAAGGCCCAAAACCAATGATAAGCCACGAGAGTAAAATTATCAGTTTACCACTTACTCTATGCTCTTGGGGTCACGACAAGAAGTCTTTCAAGCTACACAAGCTGAGGTACCACATAGGAAACCTAATCCCATAA